In Arachis hypogaea cultivar Tifrunner chromosome 17, arahy.Tifrunner.gnm2.J5K5, whole genome shotgun sequence, a single window of DNA contains:
- the LOC112766796 gene encoding E3 ubiquitin-protein ligase UPL2 isoform X1, translating into MTTLRSSWPSRLRQLLSAEGAIGPSVKLDSEPPPKVKAFIDKVIQCPLQDIAIPLSGFRWEYNKGNFHHWRPMLLHFDTYFKTYLSCRNDLTLSGNLEDDSALPKHAILQILRVMQIILENCPNKSSFDGLEHFKLLLASTDPEILIAALETLSAFVKINPSKLHGSAKMVGCGSVNSYLLSLAQGWGSKEEGLGLYSCVTANEKAQDEALSLFPSDVESGSNQANYRIGSTLYFELHGPSVPSKEDSEDPSPPALRVIHKPDLHLCKEDDLSLMKQHIEQYNVPAELRFSLLTRIRYARAFRSPRICRLYSRICLLSFIVLVQSGDAHDELVSFFANEPEYTNELIRIVRSEETISGSIRTLAMLALGAQLAAYTSSHERARILSGSSISFAGGNRMILLNVLQRAILQLKSSNDPSSLAFVEALLQFYLLHVVSTSTSGSNVRGSGMVPTFLPLLEDSDPSHIHLVCFAVKTLQKLMDYSGSAVSLFKELGGIELLAQRLQKEVQRVIGLVGENGDDMMLTGESSRHNADQLYAQKRLIKVSLKALGSATYAPVNSTRSQHSQDSSLPATLVLIFGNVDKFGGDIYYSAVTVMSEIIHKDPTCFSALHEMGLPDAFLSSIRSGILPSSKALTCIPNGLGAICLNAKGLEAARESSSLRFLVDIFTSKKYVLAMNEAIVPLANSIEELLRHVSSLRSAGVDIIIEIIHKIASLGEGNGAGPSRKANDDTAMETDSEAKENEGHCCLVGTEEDSAAEGISDEQFIQLCVFHLMVLVHRTMENSETCRLFVEKSGIDALLKLLLRPTIAQSSDGMSIALHSTMVFKGFAQHHSSPLARAFCSSLREHMKKALAGFGAASEPLLLDPRITPDNGIFSSLFLVEFLLFLAASKDNRWVTALLTEFGNGSKDVLEDIGHVHREVLWQIALLENTKTETEEDGACSSGSQQTEADANETEEQRFNSFRQFLDPLLRRRTSGWSIESQFFDLINLYRDLGRSPGSQHRSISVGPSSMRSTSSNQLHHSDDNSGTTNKKESDKQRPYYNTCCDMVKSLSFHITHLFQELGKVMLLPSRRRDDIVSVSPASKSVASTFASIALDHMNFGGHGNISGTEASISTKCRYLGKVIEFLDTFLMERPESCNPVLLNCLYGRGVIQSVLTTFEATSQLLFTVNRTPASPMDTDDANAKQDDKEDTDNSWIYGSLASYGKLMDHLVTSSYVLSSFTKHLLAQPLTNGDAPFPRDAETFVKVLQSTVLKTVLPVWTHPQFVDCSHEFIATIISIIRHVYSGVEVKNVNNSGSARVTGPPPNEATISTIVEMGFSRSRAEEALRQVGSNSVELAMEWLFTHQEETQEDDELARALAMSLGNSESETKDAAGHDNSQQLEEETVQLPPVDELLSTCAKLLLKEPLAFPVRDLFVMICSQDDGKSRSDVITFIVDRIKECGLVSSNGNNTMLAALFHVLALILNEDAVAREAASKSGLIKIASDLLCQWESSLDSTDKKQVPKWVTAGFLALDRLLQLDQKLNSDITEQLKKDAVNNQQTSLTIDEDRQNKLQSALGLSTKYADINEQKRLVEVACSCMKNQLPSDTMHSVLLLCSNLTRNHSVALTFLDAGGLSLLLSLPTSSLFPGFDNVAASIVRHVLEDPQTLQQAMESEIKHSLVVASNRHPNGRANPRNFLSNLSSVISRDPAIFMQAAKSVCQVEMVGERPYVVLLKDRDKDKIKEKEKEKDKSLEKDKVQNSDGKVGLGYSNTAASGHGKIHDSNSKSVKSHKKPPQSFINVVEQLLDSVCTFVPPRKDDIAPNVHLVPSTSSDMDIDVSTGKGKGKAVATISEANETSSQEASASLAKVVFILKLLTEILLMYSSSVHVLLRRDAEMSTIRGSYQKSPAGLSIGGIFHHILHNFLPHSRNSKKDNKVDGDWRQKLATRANQFLVAACARSAEARKRVFSEISCIINEFVESCNGVKPPGNEIQVFMDLLNDVLASRTPSGSCISAEASATFIDAGLVKSLTRTLQVLDLDHADSSKVATGIIKALELVSKEHVQSVDSNTGKGDGTTKPSDLNQPGREDNTGEMPQSMEMTSQANSDSLQGCDRGSYNAIQSYGGSEAVTDDMEHDQDLDESYAPTNEDDYMHDNAEDARGLENGLENAGLRFETQTHGQENIDEDDEDDEMSGDDGEDADEDEEDDEEHNDMEDEVHHLPHPDTDQDDHEIDDDEFDDEVMEEEDEEDEEDEDGVILRLDESINGINVFDHIEVFGRENNFPNEAFHVMPVEVFGSRRGRTTSIYSLLGRTGDAGTPSRHPLLVEHTAFHPSTGQSDNLMENNSTGLDNIFRSLRSGRNGQRLNLWTDGNQQSGGSSTGVVPPGLEDLLVSQLRRPSPEKSSNKNRTEGGGAPSKVEVSHAQDSGGAPTNVPVESNAIQEVVTLAPSTNDDSSNADTRPVGTASQQENASGTQSQAVEMQFEHNEGPVRDVEAGSQESSGSGATFGESLRSLDVEIGSADGHDDGGERQVSADRIVGDSQVVRTRRANMPLSHSSPAGGRDASLHSVTEVSENSSRDADQEGPSSEQQVNSDAGSGAIDPAFLDALPEELRAEVLSAQQGQVAQTSNPEPQNNGDIDPEFLAALPADIRAEVLAQQQAQRMHQSQELEGQPVEMDTVSIIATFPSDLREEVLLTSPDTILANLTPALVAEANMLRERYAHRYSRTLFGMYPRSRRGETSRREGIGSGPDGVGGNTSSRRSSGAKVVEADGVPLVDTEALHAMIRLFRIVQPLYKGQLQKLLLNLCAHCETRTSLVQILMDILMLDVKRPANYFSAVEPPYRLYGCHSNVMYSRPQSFDGVPPLLSRRILETLTHLARNHPYVAKSLLQLRLPYPAIKEQDNASDARGKAVMVVEDVDKSNEGYVSIAMLLRLLNQPLYLRSIAHLEQLLRLLDVIVDSAGGKPSSTDKSLIPTSKLPAAPQISAVETDVNTDSGVMSSGVDASNKVEDSAKPTTSSNSAESESQRVLSNLPQEELRLLCSLLAQEGLSDNAYTSVADVMKKLVAIAPTHCQLFVTQLSEAVKKLTSSAMDELRLFSEALKALLSTSSSDGAAILRVLQALSSLVTSLTEKEIDRVSSSALSEVWEINSALEPLWQELSCCISKIESYSDSASDFFTPSRPSVSKPSGVMPPLPAGSQNILPYIESFFVVCEKLHPAQPDAGNDSTIPVISDVEYASTSATQQKASGPAVKADEKHAAFVRFSEKHRKLLNAFIRQNPGLLEKSFSLMLKVPRFIDFDNKRSHFRSKIKHQHDHHSPLRISVRRAYVLEDSYNQLRMRSTHDLKGRLTVHFQGEEGIDAGGLTREWYQLLSRVIFDRGALLFTTVGNESTFQPNPNSVYQTEHLSYFKFVGRVVGKALFDGQLLDVHFTRSFYKHMLGVKVTYHDIEAIDPDYFKNLKWMLENYISDDLDLTFSIDADEEKLILYERTQVSDYELIPGGRNIKVTEENKHQYVDLVAEHRLTTAIRPQINAFLEGFYELIPKELISIFNDKELELLISGLPDIDLDDLRANTDYSGYSAASPIIQWFWEVVQGFSKEDKARLLQFVTGTSKVPLEGFSALQGISGSQKFQIHKAYGSPDHLPSAHTCFNQLDLPEYPSKEHLEERLLLAIHEANEGFGFG; encoded by the exons ATGACAACCCTAAGATCCAGTTGGCCGTCGAGGCTGCGGCAACTGCTCTCTGCCGAGGGCGCCATTGGCCCCTCCGTGAAGTTGGACTCTGAGCCT CCCCCAAAGGTAAAAGCATTCATTGACAAGGTCATCCAATGCCCATTACAAGATATAGCTATACCGCTCTCAGGTTTTCGGTGGGAGTACAACAAG GGGAACTTTCATCATTGGAGACCGATGCTACTTCATTTTGATACATACTTCAAGACATATTTGTCATGTAGAAATGACCTGACGCTGTCAGGTAATCTAGAAGATGACAGCGCATtaccaaaacatgcaattctgcAAATATTACGCGTAATGCAGATAATTCTAGAGAATTGTCCAAACAAGAGTTcatttgatggtttagag cATTTCAAGCTTTTACTAGCATCAACAGATCCTGAGATTCTTATTGCTGCGTTAGAAACTCTTTCTGCTTTTGTAAAAATAAATCCCTCGAAGCTGCATGGAAGTGCAAAGATGGTTGGCTGTGGTTCGGTGAACAGCTATCTATTGTCCCTAGCACAGGGATGGGGAAGCAAGGAGGAGGGCCTGGGGTTGTACTCTTGTGTTACGGCAAATGAGAAAGCTCAAGATGAGGCACTGTCCTTGTTTCCTTCTGATGTGGAGAGTGGCTCTAACCAAGCCAATTACCGCATAGGTTCTACACTTTATTTTGAATTGCATGGACCCAGTGTTCCAAGCAAGGAAGACAGTGAAGATCCATCTCCCCCTGCATTGAGAGTTATACACAAGCCAGATTTACACTTGTGCAAAGAAGATGATTTATCTCTGATGAAGCAACACATTGAACAATATAATGTTCCTGCAGAGCTTAGATTTTCATTGCTCACTAGAATTAGATATGCTCGGGCTTTTCGATCTCCTAGAATATGCAGGCTTTACAGCAGGATCTGCCTACTGTCTTTCATTGTGTTAGTTCAATCTGGAGATGCTCATGATGAGCTTGTGTCCTTTTTTGCTAATGAACCAGAATATACAAATGAATTGATCAGAATTGTACGATCTGAGGAAACTATATCTGGATCTATTAGAACACTTGCAATGCTTGCGTTAGGAGCTCAGTTAGCTGCCTATACATCATCACATGAACGAGCTCGGATTCTCAGTGGATCTAGTATCAGTTTTGCTGGTGGGAACAGAATGATACTGCTGAATGTGCTCCAGAGGGCTATTTTGCAATTGAAGAGTTCTAATGATCCATCTTCCCTTGCCTTTGTTGAGGCACTTCTCCAATTCTATCTTCTACATGTTGTTTCAACCTCAACTTCTGGGAGTAATGTTAGGGGTTCAGGCATGGTACCTACTTTCTTGCCTTTGCTGGAGGATTCTGATCCCTCACATATTCATCTAGTCTGTTTTGCTGTGAAAACCCTTCAGAAGCTTATGGATTATAGTGGCTCAGCTGTATCTTTGTTTAAAGAGTTGGGTGGTATTGAGTTATTGGCTCAAAGATTACAGAAGGAGGTACAGAGGGTCATTGGTTTGGTTGGAGAAAATGGTGATGATATGATGCTCACTGGTGAAAGCTCCAGACATAACGCTGATCAATTGTATGCCCAGAAACGGCTCATAAAGGTCTCCCTCAAGGCACTTGGTTCTGCAACATATGCACCTGTGAACTCTACTAGATCCCAACATTCTCAGGACAGCTCACTACCTGCAACTCTGGTTTTGATATTTGGGAATGTAGATAAGTTTGGGGGTGACATTTATTATTCAGCTGTAACTGTTATGAGCGAAATAATACACAAAGATCCAACATGTTTTTCTGCTCTTCATGAAATGGGTCTACCTGATGCATTTTTGTCATCAATTAGATCTGGAATACTTCCTTCATCAAAGGCTTTGACATGCATCCCAAATGGTCTTGGGGCCATTTGTCTTAATGCTAAAGGATTAGAAGCTGCGAGAGAATCTTCATCTTTGCGATTCCTTGTTGACATTTTCACTAGTAAAAAGTATGTCTTGGCCATGAATGAGGCTATTGTTCCGCTGGCAAATTCTATTGAGGAACTTCTCCGTCATGTATCTTCATTGAGAAGTGCTGGTGTTGACATTATCATTGAAATCATTCATAAGATTGCATCACTTGGAGAGGGAAATGGTGCAGGACCTTCAAGAAAAGCTAATGATGATACTGCAATGGAGACGGATTCAGAAGCCAAAGAAAATGAAGGCCATTGTTGCCTTGTTGGCACAGAAGAAGATTCAGCCGCTGAAGGAATAAGTGATGAGCAGTTTATTCAGCTGTGTGTTTTTCATTTGATGGTACTGGTTCACAGGACTATGGAAAATTCTGAAACATGCCGGTTATTTGTGGAAAAATCAGGAATTGATGCTCTATTGAAGTTGTTATTGCGACCCACCATTGCACAATCTTCAGATGGCATGTCTATTGCTTTACATAGCACCATGGTTTTTAAGGGGTTTGCTCAACATCATTCTTCTCCTCTTGCACGTGCCTTTTGTTCCTCCCTtagagaacacatgaagaaagcACTAGCTGGGTTTGGTGCAGCTTCTGAACCTTTGTTGCTGGATCCAAGGATAACACCCGATAATGGCATCTTTTCCTCACTCTTCCTTGTtgagtttcttctctttcttgctgCATCAAAAGACAATCGTTGGGTGACTGCATTGCTTACTGAATTCGGAAATGGAAGTAAGGATGTTCTGGAAGATATTGGACATGTGCACCGTGAAGTTCTGTGGCAAATTGCCCTGCTTGAGAATACAAAGACTGAGACTGAGGAAGATGGTGCTTGTTCTTCTGGGTCACAACAAACAGAGGCAGATGCAAATGAAACTGAAGAGCAACGATTCAATTCTTTCAGACAGTTTCTTGATCCATTACTGAGAAGGAGGACATCAGGATGGAGTATTGAATCCCAATTTTTTGACCTCATAAACCTGTATCGAGATTTGGGTCGTTCCCCTGGTTCTCAACACAGATCAATTTCTGTTGGGCCTTCAAGCATGCGGTCAACTTCTTCTAATCAGTTGCATCATTCAGATGATAATTCTGGGACTACTAACAAGAAGGAATCTGACAAGCAGAGGCCATATTATAACACCTGTTGTGACATGGTTAAATCACTTTCATTTCATATTACCCATTTGTTCCAGGAGCTAGGAAAAGTAATGCTGCTACCTTCGCGTCGACGTGATGATATTGTGAGTGTAAGCCCAGCTTCAAAGTCAGTGGCTTCTACTTTTGCATCTATTGCTCTCGATCACATGAATTTTGGTGGCCATGGAAATATTTCGGGAACCGAAGCCTCCATATCTACCAAGTGTCGGTATTTGGGGAAAGTGATAGAATTTTTGGATACTTTTCTGATGGAGAGGCCTGAATCATGCAATCCTGTTCTTCTGAATTGCTTGTATGGACGCGGAGTTATTCAATCTGTGTTGACCACATTTGAAGCTACCAGTCAGCTGCTTTTTACAGTTAATAGGACCCCTGCCTCGCCTATGGATACTGATGATGCAAATGCAAAGCAAGATGACAAGGAAGACACTGATAATTCGTGGATTTATGGTTCTTTAGCAAGTTATGGTAAATTGATGGACCATCTTGTGACCTCCTCTTATGTATTATCATCCTTCACAAAGCATTTGCTTGCACAGCCTCTTACAAATGGTGATGCACCTTTCCCACGTGATGCTGAGACTTTTGTTAAGGTCCTCCAGTCAACAGTGTTAAAGACCGTGCTTCCTGTTTGGACTCATCCCCAGTTTGTCGATTGTAGTCATGAATTTATTGCAACCATTATCTCTATCATTCGGCATGTATATTCAGGCGTTGAAGTAAAAAATGTAAATAACAGTGGGAGTGCTCGTGTTACCGGACCGCCTCCTAATGAAGCAACCATTTCAACCATTGTGGAGATGGGCTTTTCTAGATCTAGAGCTGAGGAAGCTTTGAGGCAAGTTGGGTCAAATAGTGTGGAGTTGGCTATGGAGTGGTTGTTCACCCATCAGGAGGAGACACAAGAAGATGATGAACTTGCCCGTGCACTTGCCATGTCCCTTGGAAACTCGGAATCCGAAACAAAGGATGCTGCAGGACATGACAATTCTCAACAGCTTGAGGAAGAGACTGTCCAACTTCCTcctgttgatgagttattgtctACTTGTGCAAAACTGCTTTTGAAGGAGCCGCTTGCTTTTCCTGTTCGTGACTTGTTTGTCATGATATGTTCTCAGGATGATGGTAAATCTAGATCTGATGTCATCACTTTTATTGTTGACCGGATCAAGGAATGTGGCTTGGTTTCTAGTAACGGAAATAACACCATGCTGGCAGCTCTTTTTCATGTTCTTGCTTTAATTCTTAATGAAGATGCTGTGGCTCGGGAAGCTGCTTCGAAGAGTGGTTTGATAAAAATTGCCTCAGATTTACTCTGCCAGTGGGAATCTAGTCTTGACAGTACGGACAAAAAGCAGGTGCCAAAATGGGTTACAGCTGGTTTTCTAGCATTAGACAGGTTGTTGCAACTGGATCAGAAGTTGAATTCTGACATTACTGAGCAGTTGAAGAAGGATGCTGTGAATAACCAGCAGACATCACTTACCATCGATGAAGATAGGCAAAACAAGTTGCAGTCTGCATTGGGACTCTCTACAAAGTATGCAGATATAAATGAGCAGAAGAGACTTGTTGAGGTTGCTTGCAGTTGTATGAAGAACCAACTTCCCTCAGACACCATGCATTCCGTTCTACTGCTTTGTTCCAATCTTACAAGGAATCATTCTGTAGCTCTTACCTTTTTAGATGCTGGTGGTTTAAGTTTACTTCTTTCTCTGCCAACAAGTAGCCTCTTCCCTGGATTTGATAATGTTGCTGCTAGTATTGTGCGCCATGTACTTGAGGATCCCCAAACACTTCAGCAAGCAATGGAATCTGAGATAAAACATAGTCTTGTAGTTGCATCTAACCGGCATCCAAATGGAAGGGCCAATCCTCGCAATTTCCTTTCAAACTTATCTTCTGTAATTTCCCGAGACCCAGCAATTTTCATGCAAGCTGCAAAATCTGTGTGCCAAGTGGAAATGGTAGGTGAAAGACCGTATGTTGTTCTGTTGAAGGATCGggataaagacaaaattaaggagaaagaaaaagagaaggataAATCATTGGAAAAAGACAAAGTGCAGAATAGTGATGGGAAGGTTGGTTTGGGATATTCAAACACAGCAGCTTCTGGCCATGGCAAAATTCATGACTCCAATTCTAAGAGTGTAAAAAGTCATAAAAAGCCTCCTCAAAGTTTTATTAATGTGGTAGAACAACTTCTTGATTCTGTATGCACTTTTGTTCCTCCGAGAAAGGATGACATTGCCCCAAATGTACATCTTGTGCCTTCAACCTCAAGTGACATGGACATCGATGTCTCTACAGGCAAGGGAAAAGGAAAAGCTGTTGCTACCATATCTGAGGCGAATGAAACCAGTAGTCAGGAAGCTTCTGCATCACTTGCTAAAGTTGTCTTTATTCTGAAGCTTTTAACAGAGATATTATTGATGTATTCATCATCTGTTCATGTTCTACTTCGACGGGATGCTGAGATGAGCACCATTAGGGGCAGTTATCAAAAGAGTCCTGCTGGTTTAAGCATCGGTGGAATATTCCATCATATTCTTCACAATTTTCTTCCACACTCTCGAAATTCCAAGAAGGATAATAAAGTTGATGGTGATTGGAGACAGAAACTGGCCACCAGGGCAAACCAGTTTTTGGTGGCTGCCTGTGCTCGTTCTGCAGAGGCAAGAAAGAGGGTATTTAGTGAGATTAGTTGTATCATCAAcgaatttgttgagtcatgtaatGGTGTTAAGCCACCAGGCAATGAAATTCAGGTTTTTATGGATCTACTTAATGATGTTTTGGCTTCTCGAACACCTTCTGGTTCATGCATCTCAGCGGAGGCCTCTGCCACTTTTATTGATGCTGGTCTAGTTAAGTCACTCACTCGAACTCTTCAAGTTTTGGACTTGGACCATGCTGATTCATCCAAAGTTGCCACTGGCATTATTAAAGCTCTTGAGTTGGTCTCCAAGGAACATGTACAGTCAGTTGATTCTAATACGGGGAAGGGTGATGGTACTACAAAACCTTCTGATCTTAATCAACCTGGAAGAGAGGATAATACTGGTGAGATGCCTCAGTCCATGGAAATGACATCTCAAGCCAATAGTGATTCCCTTCAAGGATGTGACCGTGGGTCTTACAATGCAATTCAGTCTTATGGTGGGTCTGAAGCTGTTACTGATGATATGGAACATGATCAAGATCTTGACGAAAGCTATGCTCCTACTAATGAGGATGATTACATGCATGACAATGCTGAAGATGCAAGAGGTCTTGAGAATGGATTGGAAAATGCAGGGTTACGATTTGAAACTCAAACTCATGGTCAAGAAAATATTGATgaagatgatgaggatgatgaaatGTCTGGAGATGATGGTGAGGATGCAGATGAAGATGAGGAAGATGATGAGGAACATAACGATATGGAAGATGAAGTACATCACTTGCCACATCCTGATACAGACCAAGATGATCATGAGATTGACGATGATGAGTTTGATGATGAAGtgatggaggaggaggatgaagagGATGAGGAAGATGAGGATGGTGTTATACTGCGACTTGATGAGAGTATTAATGGAATTAATGTTTTTGATCATATTGAAGTATTTGGCAGGGAGAATAATTTTCCAAATGAAGCTTTTCATGTGATGCCAGTTGAAGTTTTCGGATCTAGACGGGGAAGGACAACTTCAATTTACAGTCTTTTGGGTAGAACTGGTGATGCTGGAACGCCTTCTCGCCATCCGCTTTTAGTTGAACATACTGCATTCCATCCATCGACAGGGCAATCAG ATAATTTAATGGAGAACAACTCAACAGGGTTGGATAATATATTTCGATCACTGAGGAGTGGCCGCAATGGACAGCGGTTGAACTTGTGGACTGACGGTAACCAGCAGAGTGGTGGTTCAAGTACTGGGGTTGTTCCACCTGGCCTTGAGGATTTGCTTGTCTCTCAATTAAGGCGTCCTAGCCCTGAAAAGTCATCCAATAAGAACAGAACTGAAGGAGGAGGTGCTCCTAGTAAAGTTGAAGTCAGCCATGCACAAGATTCAGGAGGTGCACCAACAAATGTCCCTGTTGAAAGTAATGCAATTCAGGAAGTTGTTACTTTAGCTCCTTCAACAAATGATGACAGCAGCAATGCTGATACCAGACCTGTAGGAACTGCATCTCAGCAAGAAAATGCATCTGGCACTCAGTCACAAGCAGTTGAGATGCAATTTGAGCATAATGAGGGACCTGTGAGGGATGTTGAAGCTGGGAGCCAAGAGAGTAGTGGTAGTGGGGCAACTTTTGGTGAAAGCCTTCGCAGTCTAGATGTTGAGATTGGAAGTGCTGATGGCCATGACGATGGTGGAGAAAGGCAGGTTTCTGCTGATCGAATAGTTGGAGATTCACAGGTTGTGCGCACAAGAAGAGCAAATATGCCTTTGAGTCATTCATCTCCTGCAGGTGGTAGAGATGCATCCCTTCATAGTGTTACTGAAGTCTCTGAAAATTCTAGTCGAGATGCAGACCAAGAAGGTCCATCATCAGAGCAGCAGGTCAATAGTGATGCTGGCTCAGGTGCAATAGATCCTGCTTTTCTGGATGCTCTTCCCGAGGAGCTGCGCGCTGAAGTCCTATCAGCTCAGCAAGGTCAAGTGGCACAAACATCAAATCCTGAGCCTCAAAACAATGGGGATATCGATCCAGAGTTTCTTGCAGCTCTTCCTGCAGATATTCGAGCAGAGGTTCTAGCTCAACAGCAAGCACAGAGGATGCATCAATCTCAGGAATTGGAAGGCCAACCTGTAGAAATGGACACGGTCTCGATAATTGCAACATTCCCTTCTGATTTACGAGAAGAG GTTCTGTTAACTTCTCCTGATACTATTCTTGCCAATCTTACACCTGCTCTTGTTGCGGAGGCAAATATGTTGCGTGAGAGGTACGCACACCGTTATAGTCGTACCCTGTTTGGCATGTATCCAAGAAGTCGTAGAGGTGAGACTTCTAGACGTGAAGGTATTGGCTCTGGTCCGGACGGCGTTGGTGGAAACACCTCATCACGCCGGTCCAGTGGTGCTAAGGTTGTTGAAGCTGATGGAGTACCACTAGTTGATACGGAAGCTTTGCATGCCATGATTCGTTTGTTCCGTATAGTCCAG CCACTCTATAAAGGTCAACTACAGAAGCTTCTTTTAAATCTTTGTGCCCATTGCGAAACAAGAACCTCTCTTGTCCAAATTCTGATGGACATTCTAATGCTTGATGTTAAGAGGCCTGCTAATTATTTTAGTGCCGTTGAGCCACCATATAGATTATATGGTTGTCATAGCAATGTAATGTACTCTCGTCCTCAATCTTTTGATG GAGTTCCCCCATTGCTGTCTCGGCGAATACTTGAAACACTCACTCATCTTGCTCGAAATCATCCATATGTGGCAAAAAGTTTGCTTCAGCTACGGCTGCCTTATCCTGCAATTAAAGAACAAGATAATGCAAGTGACGCACGTGGGAAGGCTGTGATGGTTGTGGAAGATGTAGATAAAAGTAATGAAGGTTACGTATCTATTGCAATGCTTTTGCGTCTCTTGAACCAACCACTTTATTTAAGGAGTATAGCTCACCTTGAGCAG CTGTTACGTTTACTGGATGTTATCGTTGATAGTGCTGGAGGCAAGCCGAGTTCAACTGACAAATCCCTGATCCCTACATCCAAGCTTCCTGCAGCTCCACAGATTTCTGCAGTAGAGACAGATGTAAATACTGATTCTGGTGTTATGTCCTCAGGGGTTGATGCATCCAATAAAGTTGAAGATTCTGCCAAACCCACTACTTCCAGTAATAGTGCAGAAAGTGAGTCCCAGAGAGTATTGAGTAATCTGCCACAAGAAGAACTCCGGCTACTGTGCTCATTGCTTGCACAAGAAGG GTTGTCGGATAATGCATACACATCAGTTGCTGATGTAATGAAGAAATTGGTGGCGATTGCTCCTACTCACTGTCAGCTATTTGTCACGCAGCTGTCAGAAGCAGTTAAAAAGTTGACTTCATCCGCAATGGACGAACTACGTCTATTCAGTGAAGCATTGAAAGCTCTTCTTAGTACATCTTCTTCTGATGGAGCTGCTATTTTGAGAGTTCTGCAAGCCTTGAGTTCCCTTGTAACTTCGTTGACTGAGAAAGAGATTGATAGGGTTTCATCCTCTGCCCTTTCTGAGGTTTGGGAGATTAATTCAGCATTAGAGCCTTTATGGCAAGAGCTAAGCTGTTGTATAAGCAAGATAGAATCATACTCAGATTCTGCATCCGACTTTTTCACCCCTTCTAGACCATCCGTGTCTAAACCATCTGGTGTGATGCCTCCGCTTCCTGCGGGCTCTCAAAATATCTTGCCTTACATAGAATCTTTCTTTGTTGTTTGTGAGAAGTTGCATCCTGCACAGCCTGATGCCGGTAATGACTCAACGATTCCGGTTATTTCTGATGTTGAGTATGCTAGCACATCTGCCACGCAGCAGAAGGCATCTGGGCCAGCTGTGAAAGCAGATGAGAAACATGCAGCTTTTGTCAGGTTCTCAGAAAAGCATAGGAAACTACTAAATGCTTTTATAAGGCAAAATCCTGGCTTACTTGAAAAATCTTTCTCGCTCATGCTGAAGGTACCAAGATTTATCGATTTTGACAACAAACGGTCCCATTTCCGATCAAAGATTAAGCATCAGCATGACCACCACAGTCC